The following are encoded in a window of Coleofasciculus sp. FACHB-1120 genomic DNA:
- a CDS encoding 4-hydroxybenzoate solanesyltransferase: protein MLTQQEHKETEPTWLTVVRLLRWDKPAGRLILMIPALWAVFLAAAGKPPLPLVGVIVLGTLATSAAGCVVNDLWDRDIDPQVERTRSRPLASRALSVKTGIVVALIAMSCAGVLALYLNPLTFGLCVAAVPVIIFYPTAKRVFPVPQLVLSIAWGFGVLISWSALTAKLEEPTWILWGATVLWTLGFDTVYAMSDREDDRRIGINSSALFFGNYAAEAVGVFFTGTAILLEWLGIVMDLNLSFWLALSFATLAWIWQYSRLSQKDIPTPVYGETFRQNVWIGFILLAGMIAGSL, encoded by the coding sequence ATGCTGACCCAGCAAGAACACAAAGAAACAGAACCTACCTGGCTGACGGTTGTCCGGCTTTTGAGATGGGATAAGCCAGCAGGACGCCTGATATTGATGATTCCGGCACTATGGGCGGTCTTTCTGGCAGCAGCAGGAAAGCCACCGTTGCCGCTGGTAGGCGTGATTGTACTGGGTACTTTAGCGACCAGTGCTGCCGGGTGCGTTGTCAATGATTTGTGGGATCGGGATATCGATCCGCAAGTAGAGAGAACGCGATCGCGTCCCCTCGCTTCTCGCGCTTTGTCGGTCAAAACCGGCATCGTCGTCGCCTTGATAGCGATGAGTTGCGCTGGGGTTCTCGCACTCTATCTCAATCCCCTCACGTTCGGGTTGTGCGTGGCGGCAGTTCCCGTGATTATTTTCTACCCTACCGCCAAGCGCGTCTTTCCAGTGCCTCAGCTAGTGCTGTCGATTGCTTGGGGTTTTGGCGTCCTGATTAGCTGGAGTGCTTTAACTGCCAAGCTAGAAGAACCCACCTGGATTTTATGGGGCGCGACGGTACTCTGGACACTCGGATTTGATACCGTTTATGCCATGTCAGATCGGGAAGATGACCGGCGGATTGGCATTAATTCCAGCGCTTTATTTTTTGGAAATTATGCGGCTGAAGCGGTTGGTGTCTTCTTTACTGGCACGGCTATTTTACTTGAATGGCTGGGAATTGTGATGGATCTAAACCTAAGCTTTTGGTTGGCTTTGAGTTTTGCAACGTTAGCTTGGATTTGGCAATATTCGCGACTCAGCCAAAAAGATATCCCGACGCCAGTATATGGGGAAACTTTTCGCCAAAATGTTTGGATTGGTTTTATTTTACTGGCTGGAATGATTGCTGGTTCTCTGTAG
- a CDS encoding HEAT repeat domain-containing protein has translation MHDWHYFFHHSHNLEEGTYRIFEPQWKAEILHWFGQKDVAKEQKEEFINALIDFDDGCGDFYRYRAYFLAADAIAHFKECSLGDAIVGQLLKWSYVYFNQEKQDWKKLPDLLAETARKKLETTDRERVIAAFVQLLHTTESRLTLRHAAVRLGRLDPGNKTAIAALVLLMQVTQNESTLLKVILNLSEIDPGNPILIPALVKLTQTTPAQVQILRDAAEGIGEVGAGNEMAIAALIQLMQIAEDRFIPEQQNRHYDEFIHAYAARNLGKIGAGTESAIAALIQLMQKVQFRPDTIYPNQRYISWEVVEALGKIAIGNQTAIAALSQILETTQDVAIRCSAAASLLKIDPGNADAIATLSQILETTEDETIRWRASDSLVRTGDRHQLALDALFELVQTSPKDYPSLRAADSLESIDPSHDLAINALVHLIQNQPNSWLWESIDCLGRIGAGNEEAIAALIHLIQTTQNESNIWAAAESLGRIDPGNKIAIATLLKLVQTSEETYWRRQAACSLGEIHASDETAVATLIQFIQTVQDENEDEYFLRRLADSFKRISQTSQLMEVVTALKDYLDEQVFKNCFYRFEACDRIIWHCSQNMTYPDFYKAWHN, from the coding sequence ATGCATGATTGGCACTATTTCTTTCACCACTCTCACAATCTAGAAGAAGGCACTTACCGCATCTTTGAGCCGCAGTGGAAAGCAGAGATTCTGCACTGGTTTGGTCAAAAGGATGTGGCAAAGGAGCAAAAAGAAGAGTTTATCAATGCTCTGATAGATTTTGACGACGGATGCGGAGATTTTTATCGATATCGCGCATATTTCCTAGCAGCAGATGCGATCGCTCACTTCAAGGAGTGTAGCTTGGGGGATGCGATTGTCGGACAGTTGCTCAAATGGAGCTATGTCTATTTCAACCAGGAAAAGCAAGACTGGAAAAAACTTCCCGATCTGCTGGCTGAAACAGCAAGAAAAAAACTGGAAACGACGGACAGAGAACGGGTAATTGCTGCCTTTGTCCAGCTATTGCATACGACTGAGAGTCGGCTTACTCTCCGACACGCGGCTGTTCGATTGGGAAGACTCGATCCGGGAAATAAAACTGCGATCGCTGCCTTAGTGTTGCTGATGCAAGTGACACAGAATGAATCGACGCTCTTGAAGGTCATTCTTAACCTGAGCGAAATCGATCCAGGCAATCCCATCTTAATCCCGGCTCTAGTGAAGCTGACTCAGACTACTCCAGCCCAAGTGCAGATACTTCGAGATGCGGCTGAGGGGATAGGGGAAGTTGGCGCAGGTAATGAAATGGCGATCGCTGCCTTGATCCAGCTGATGCAGATCGCAGAAGATCGGTTTATTCCTGAACAACAGAATCGCCATTATGATGAATTCATTCATGCGTATGCAGCGAGGAATTTAGGGAAAATAGGCGCAGGCACTGAAAGCGCGATCGCGGCTTTGATCCAACTGATGCAGAAAGTTCAGTTTCGTCCAGATACTATTTACCCAAATCAGCGTTACATCTCTTGGGAAGTGGTTGAGGCTTTGGGAAAAATTGCCATTGGTAATCAAACTGCCATTGCTGCTCTATCCCAGATACTTGAAACTACTCAGGATGTAGCGATCCGTTGTAGTGCCGCTGCCAGTTTATTGAAGATCGATCCAGGTAATGCAGATGCGATCGCTACTCTATCCCAGATACTTGAAACCACCGAGGATGAAACTATCCGTTGGAGAGCATCTGACAGTCTAGTACGAACTGGCGATCGCCATCAACTCGCGCTCGATGCTCTATTTGAATTAGTTCAAACCTCTCCAAAAGATTACCCTTCTCTGCGAGCAGCCGATAGCTTGGAGAGCATTGATCCTAGTCATGATCTCGCGATTAATGCCTTGGTTCATCTAATTCAAAATCAGCCTAATTCTTGGCTTTGGGAATCTATTGATTGCTTAGGACGAATTGGTGCAGGAAATGAAGAGGCGATAGCTGCCTTAATTCATTTAATCCAGACCACTCAGAATGAATCTAATATCTGGGCTGCGGCTGAAAGCTTAGGGCGAATTGACCCAGGTAATAAAATAGCGATCGCTACCTTACTTAAACTCGTTCAAACTTCTGAGGAAACTTATTGGCGTAGGCAAGCAGCTTGTAGTTTAGGGGAAATTCATGCAAGCGATGAAACGGCAGTTGCAACCCTCATCCAGTTCATTCAAACGGTTCAGGATGAGAATGAAGATGAATACTTCCTCCGGCGTCTAGCTGACAGCTTCAAGAGAATTTCCCAAACCAGCCAATTAATGGAAGTCGTTACAGCCTTAAAGGATTATCTAGACGAACAGGTTTTCAAAAACTGTTTTTATCGCTTTGAAGCTTGCGATCGCATCATTTGGCATTGTAGCCAAAATATGACTTATCCAGATTTCTACAAAGCTTGGCACAATTAA